A portion of the Juglans microcarpa x Juglans regia isolate MS1-56 chromosome 1D, Jm3101_v1.0, whole genome shotgun sequence genome contains these proteins:
- the LOC121266354 gene encoding extensin-2-like isoform X7 produces the protein MRITGLDPFRGRLWPQLVLALAIVLVSSNVASVSGDAYPYSSPPPPYEYKSPPPPVHSPPPPYEYKSPPPPAHSPPPPYEYKSPPPPAHSPPPPYEYKSPPPPAHSPPPPYEYKSPPPPVHSPLPPYEYKSPPPPAHSPPPPYEYKSPPPPVHSPPPPYEYKSPPPPPYIYKSPPPPSSPPPKPYYYKSPPPPVHSPPPPYYYKSPPPPPPPSSPPQKPYYYKSPPPPVHSPPPPYYYKSPPPPSPSPPPPYYYKSPPPPVKSPPLPPYYYKSPPPLPPPYYYKSPPPPKHLPPPYYYKSPPPPSHPLPPPYYYKSPPPPKHLPPPYYYKSPPPPSHPLPPPYYYKSPPPPMSLPPPYHYPPHMHHPLIVKVVGKVYCYRCYDWGYPIKSHDKKHLKGAVVEVTCKVGKDEIKAYGTTKINGKYSILVKGFDYNKDGGAEACKAKLHAAPKHSPCKIPTDLHWGKKGAKLKVKSKNHYEVVLRAKPFAYAPKAPYKECEKSKPKPMPKSPPPPVYHPPYVYKSPPPPVYHPPYVYKSPPPPVSHPPPSYIYKSPPPPIYHPPYMYKSPPPPVYYPPPTYIYKSPPPPPYIYKSPPPPAHLPPPYYYKSPPPPVYSPPPPYYYKSPPPPPSHPLPAPYYYKSPPPPVHSPPPPYYYKSPPPPVHSPLPPYVYKSPPPPVHSPLPPYYYKSPPPPVHSPPPPYEYKSPPPPVHSLPPPYYYKSPPPPVHSPPPPYEYKSPPPPVHPPLPPYYYKSPPPPVHSPPPPYEYKSPPPPPVHSLPPPYYYKSPPPPVHSPPPPYEYKSPPPPVHPPLPPYYYKSPPPPVHSPPPPYEYKSPPPPVHPPLPPYYYKSPPPPVHSPPPPYEYKSPPPPVHSLPPPYYYKSPPPPVHSPPPPYVYKSPPPPVHSPPPPYEYKSPPPPVHSLPPPYYYKSPPPPVQSPPPPYEYKSPPPPVHSPPPPYEYKSPPPPVHSPSPPYMYKSPPPPYEYKSPPPPMHSPPPPYMYKSPPPPVHSPPPPYEYKSPPPPVHSPPPPYEYKSPPPPVHSSPPPYFYKSPPPPEKSPPPPVYIYASPPPPIHY, from the exons ATGAGGATTACAGGTCTCGACCCCTTTAGGGGTCgtctttggcctcaattggtccTGGCTTTGGCCATAGTCCTTGTTTCGAGCAATGTAGCTTCAGTCTCTGGAGATGCTTATCCTTATAGTTCTCCACCACCACCTTACGAGTACAAGTCACCTCCTCCACCTGTTCattctccaccaccaccatacgAGTACAAGTCACCTCCTCCTCCGGCTCATTCTCCGCCTCCACCTTACGAATACAAGTCACCGCCACCACCTGCCCACTCCCCACCTCCACCTTACGAGTACAAGTCTCCGCCACCACCTGCCCACTCCCCGCCTCCACCTTATGAGTACAAGTCACCTCCTCCACCTGTCCACTCCCCGCTACCACCTTATGAGTACAAGTCACCTCCTCCACCCGCCCACTCCCCGCCACCACCTTATGAGTACAAGTCTCCGCCACCACCTGTCCACTCCCCGCCACCACCTTATGAGTACAAGTCACCTCCTCCACCTCCTTACATCTACAAGTCTCCACCCCCTCCTTCTAGTCCACCCCCGAAGCCTTACTACTACAAGTCTCCTCCACCGCCGGTTCACTCGCCTCCACCACCTTATTACTACaagtctccaccaccaccaccacctccttcaAGTCCACCCCAAAAGCCATACTACTACAAGTCTCCTCCACCGCCGGTTCATTCGCCTCCACCGCCTTATTACTACAAGTCTCCACCACCCCCCTCGCCCTCACCTCCGCCTCCTTACTACTataaatctccaccaccaccggTCAAGTCTCCACCACTACCACCTTACTATTataaatctccaccacca CTACCACCTCCATACTACTataaatctccaccaccacccaaGCACCTTCCTCCTCCATACTACTACAaatctcctccaccaccttcACATCCGCTACCACCCCCATACTACTataaatctccaccaccacccaaGCACCTTCCTCCTCCATACTACTACAaatctcctccaccaccttcACATCCGCTACCACCTCCATACTACTataaatctccaccaccacccaTGTCCCTTCCTCCCCCATACCATTACCCTCCTCATATGCACCATCCATTGATAGTCAAGGTGGTAGGAAAAGTCTACTGCTACAGATGCTATGACTGGGGATATCCAATCAAATCACACGACAAGAAGCATCTCAAAG GTGCCGTCGTGGAGGTAACTTGCAAGGTTGGAAAGGATGAGATCAAGGCCTATGGTACCACTAAGATCAACGGCAAATATAGCATCTTAGTCAAAGGGTTTGACTACAACAAGGACGGTGGGGCAGAGGCCTGCAAGGCGAAGCTCCACGCTGCACCCAAACATTCACCATGTAAGATCCCCACTGACCTTCACTGGGGCAAAAAGGGTGCCAAGCTCAAGGTCAAGTCCAAGAATCACTATGAAGTTGTGCTCAGAGCTAAGCCATTCGCTTATGCTCCAAAGGCTCCTTACAAGGAGTGTGAGAAGTCCAAGCCCAAGCCAATGCccaaatctccaccaccaccagttTACCATCCACCATATGTCtacaaatctccaccaccaccggTTTACCATCCACCATATGTCTACAAATCTCCACCACCGCCGGTCTCTCATCCTCCCCCAAGCTACATTTACAAGTCTCCACCACCACCGATTTATCATCCACCCTACATGTACAAGTCTCCTCCACCACCTGTTTACTACCCACCACCCACTTACATCTATAagtcaccaccaccaccaccttacATCTACaagtctccaccaccaccagcccATTTACCGCCACCATACTACTACAAGTCCCCACCACCACCAGTCTACTCCCCTCCACCTCCATACTATTACAAgtccccaccaccaccaccatcccATCCTCTCCCTGCCCCGTACTATTATAAGTCTCCTCCTCCACCAGTGCACTCTCCACCACCACCTTACTACTACAAATCCCCGCCTCCACCAGTGCACTCACCCCTTCCTCCATATGTGTATAAGTCCCCGCCACCACCGGTGCATTCTCCACTGCCACCATACTACTATAAATCTCCACCTCCACCGGTGCATTCTCCCCCTCCACCATATGAGTACAAGTCTCCACCACCACCGGTGCACTCTCTCCCACCACCTTACTACtacaaatctccaccaccaccagtgCATTCTCCCCCTCCTCCATATGAGTACAAGTCTCCACCACCACCGGTGCACCCTCCACTGCCACCTTACTACTACAAATCCCCACCACCACCAGTGCATTCTCCCCCTCCTCCATATGAGTACAAgtccccaccaccaccaccagtgcACTCACTTCCACCACCTTACTACTACAAATCCCCGCCTCCACCAGTGCATTCTCCCCCTCCTCCATATGAGTACaagtctccaccaccaccagtgCACCCTCCACTGCCACCTTACTACTACAAATCCCCACCACCACCAGTGCATTCTCCCCCTCCTCCATATGAGTACAAGTCTCCACCACCACCGGTGCACCCTCCACTGCCACCTTACTACTACAAATCCCCACCACCACCAGTGCATTCTCCCCCTCCTCCATATGAGTACaagtctccaccaccaccagtgCACTCTCTTCCACCACCTTACTACTACAAATCCCCGCCTCCACCAGTGCACTCTCCCCCTCCTCCATATGTGTATAAGTCCCCACCACCTCCAGTGCATTCTCCCCCTCCTCCATATGAGTACAAGTCCCCACCACCGCCAGTGCACTCTCTTCCACCACCTTACTACTACAAATCCCCACCACCACCAGTGCAGTCTCCTCCACCTCCATATGAGTACAAg TCCCCTCCACCACCAGTAcactctcctcctcctccatatGAATACAAGTCCCCACCACCACCTGTGCACTCTCCTTCACCTCCTTACATGTACAAGTCCCCTCCACCACCATATGAGTACAAGTCCCCACCACCACCTATGCATTCTCCTCCACCTCCTTACATGTACAAGTCCCCTCCACCACCAGTCCACTCTCCTCCACCTCCATACGAGTACAAGTCTCCTCCACCCCCAGTGCactctccaccaccaccatatgAGTATAAGTCCCCACCCCCTCCAGTTCACTCTTCCCCTCCTCCCTACTTCTACAAATCACCTCCCCCACCTGAGAAATCTCCTCCACCACCTGTCTACATTTATgcatctcctccaccaccaaTTCACTACTAA
- the LOC121266354 gene encoding extensin-2-like isoform X3: MRITGLDPFRGRLWPQLVLALAIVLVSSNVASVSGDAYPYSSPPPPYEYKSPPPPVHSPPPPYEYKSPPPPAHSPPPPYEYKSPPPPAHSPPPPYEYKSPPPPAHSPPPPYEYKSPPPPVHSPLPPYEYKSPPPPAHSPPPPYEYKSPPPPVHSPPPPYEYKSPPPPPYIYKSPPPPSSPPPKPYYYKSPPPPVHSPPPPYYYKSPPPPPPPSSPPQKPYYYKSPPPPVHSPPPPYYYKSPPPPSPSPPPPYYYKSPPPPPPPKHLPPPYYYKSPPPPSHPLPPPYYYKSPPPPKHLPPPYYYKSPPPPSHPLPPPYYYKSPPPPKHLPPPYYYKSPPPPSHPLPPPYYYKSPPPPKHLPPPYYYKSPPPPSHPLPPPYYYKSPPPPMSLPPPYHYPPHMHHPLIVKVVGKVYCYRCYDWGYPIKSHDKKHLKGAVVEVTCKVGKDEIKAYGTTKINGKYSILVKGFDYNKDGGAEACKAKLHAAPKHSPCKIPTDLHWGKKGAKLKVKSKNHYEVVLRAKPFAYAPKAPYKECEKSKPKPMPKSPPPPVYHPPYVYKSPPPPVYHPPYVYKSPPPPVSHPPPSYIYKSPPPPIYHPPYMYKSPPPPVYYPPPTYIYKSPPPPPYIYKSPPPPAHLPPPYYYKSPPPPVYSPPPPYYYKSPPPPPSHPLPAPYYYKSPPPPVHSPPPPYYYKSPPPPVHSPLPPYVYKSPPPPVHSPLPPYYYKSPPPPVHSPPPPYEYKSPPPPVHSLPPPYYYKSPPPPVHSPPPPYEYKSPPPPVHPPLPPYYYKSPPPPVHSPPPPYEYKSPPPPPVHSLPPPYYYKSPPPPVHSPPPPYEYKSPPPPVHPPLPPYYYKSPPPPVHSPPPPYEYKSPPPPVHPPLPPYYYKSPPPPVHSPPPPYEYKSPPPPVHSLPPPYYYKSPPPPVHSPPPPYVYKSPPPPVHSPPPPYEYKSPPPPVHSLPPPYYYKSPPPPVQSPPPPYEYKSPPPPVHSPPPPYEYKSPPPPVHSPSPPYMYKSPPPPYEYKSPPPPMHSPPPPYMYKSPPPPVHSPPPPYEYKSPPPPVHSPPPPYEYKSPPPPVHSSPPPYFYKSPPPPEKSPPPPVYIYASPPPPIHY; encoded by the exons ATGAGGATTACAGGTCTCGACCCCTTTAGGGGTCgtctttggcctcaattggtccTGGCTTTGGCCATAGTCCTTGTTTCGAGCAATGTAGCTTCAGTCTCTGGAGATGCTTATCCTTATAGTTCTCCACCACCACCTTACGAGTACAAGTCACCTCCTCCACCTGTTCattctccaccaccaccatacgAGTACAAGTCACCTCCTCCTCCGGCTCATTCTCCGCCTCCACCTTACGAATACAAGTCACCGCCACCACCTGCCCACTCCCCACCTCCACCTTACGAGTACAAGTCTCCGCCACCACCTGCCCACTCCCCGCCTCCACCTTATGAGTACAAGTCACCTCCTCCACCTGTCCACTCCCCGCTACCACCTTATGAGTACAAGTCACCTCCTCCACCCGCCCACTCCCCGCCACCACCTTATGAGTACAAGTCTCCGCCACCACCTGTCCACTCCCCGCCACCACCTTATGAGTACAAGTCACCTCCTCCACCTCCTTACATCTACAAGTCTCCACCCCCTCCTTCTAGTCCACCCCCGAAGCCTTACTACTACAAGTCTCCTCCACCGCCGGTTCACTCGCCTCCACCACCTTATTACTACaagtctccaccaccaccaccacctccttcaAGTCCACCCCAAAAGCCATACTACTACAAGTCTCCTCCACCGCCGGTTCATTCGCCTCCACCGCCTTATTACTACAAGTCTCCACCACCCCCCTCGCCCTCACCTCCGCCTCCTTACTACTataaatctccaccacca ccaccaccacccaaGCACCTTCCTCCTCCATACTACTACAaatctcctccaccaccttcACATCCGCTACCACCCCCATACTACTataaatctccaccaccacccaaGCACCTTCCTCCTCCATACTACTACAaatctcctccaccaccttcACATCCGCTACCACCTCCATACTACTataaatctccaccaccacccaaGCACCTTCCTCCTCCATACTACTACAaatctcctccaccaccttcACATCCGCTACCACCCCCATACTACTataaatctccaccaccacccaaGCACCTTCCTCCTCCATACTACTACAaatctcctccaccaccttcACATCCGCTACCACCTCCATACTACTataaatctccaccaccacccaTGTCCCTTCCTCCCCCATACCATTACCCTCCTCATATGCACCATCCATTGATAGTCAAGGTGGTAGGAAAAGTCTACTGCTACAGATGCTATGACTGGGGATATCCAATCAAATCACACGACAAGAAGCATCTCAAAG GTGCCGTCGTGGAGGTAACTTGCAAGGTTGGAAAGGATGAGATCAAGGCCTATGGTACCACTAAGATCAACGGCAAATATAGCATCTTAGTCAAAGGGTTTGACTACAACAAGGACGGTGGGGCAGAGGCCTGCAAGGCGAAGCTCCACGCTGCACCCAAACATTCACCATGTAAGATCCCCACTGACCTTCACTGGGGCAAAAAGGGTGCCAAGCTCAAGGTCAAGTCCAAGAATCACTATGAAGTTGTGCTCAGAGCTAAGCCATTCGCTTATGCTCCAAAGGCTCCTTACAAGGAGTGTGAGAAGTCCAAGCCCAAGCCAATGCccaaatctccaccaccaccagttTACCATCCACCATATGTCtacaaatctccaccaccaccggTTTACCATCCACCATATGTCTACAAATCTCCACCACCGCCGGTCTCTCATCCTCCCCCAAGCTACATTTACAAGTCTCCACCACCACCGATTTATCATCCACCCTACATGTACAAGTCTCCTCCACCACCTGTTTACTACCCACCACCCACTTACATCTATAagtcaccaccaccaccaccttacATCTACaagtctccaccaccaccagcccATTTACCGCCACCATACTACTACAAGTCCCCACCACCACCAGTCTACTCCCCTCCACCTCCATACTATTACAAgtccccaccaccaccaccatcccATCCTCTCCCTGCCCCGTACTATTATAAGTCTCCTCCTCCACCAGTGCACTCTCCACCACCACCTTACTACTACAAATCCCCGCCTCCACCAGTGCACTCACCCCTTCCTCCATATGTGTATAAGTCCCCGCCACCACCGGTGCATTCTCCACTGCCACCATACTACTATAAATCTCCACCTCCACCGGTGCATTCTCCCCCTCCACCATATGAGTACAAGTCTCCACCACCACCGGTGCACTCTCTCCCACCACCTTACTACtacaaatctccaccaccaccagtgCATTCTCCCCCTCCTCCATATGAGTACAAGTCTCCACCACCACCGGTGCACCCTCCACTGCCACCTTACTACTACAAATCCCCACCACCACCAGTGCATTCTCCCCCTCCTCCATATGAGTACAAgtccccaccaccaccaccagtgcACTCACTTCCACCACCTTACTACTACAAATCCCCGCCTCCACCAGTGCATTCTCCCCCTCCTCCATATGAGTACaagtctccaccaccaccagtgCACCCTCCACTGCCACCTTACTACTACAAATCCCCACCACCACCAGTGCATTCTCCCCCTCCTCCATATGAGTACAAGTCTCCACCACCACCGGTGCACCCTCCACTGCCACCTTACTACTACAAATCCCCACCACCACCAGTGCATTCTCCCCCTCCTCCATATGAGTACaagtctccaccaccaccagtgCACTCTCTTCCACCACCTTACTACTACAAATCCCCGCCTCCACCAGTGCACTCTCCCCCTCCTCCATATGTGTATAAGTCCCCACCACCTCCAGTGCATTCTCCCCCTCCTCCATATGAGTACAAGTCCCCACCACCGCCAGTGCACTCTCTTCCACCACCTTACTACTACAAATCCCCACCACCACCAGTGCAGTCTCCTCCACCTCCATATGAGTACAAg TCCCCTCCACCACCAGTAcactctcctcctcctccatatGAATACAAGTCCCCACCACCACCTGTGCACTCTCCTTCACCTCCTTACATGTACAAGTCCCCTCCACCACCATATGAGTACAAGTCCCCACCACCACCTATGCATTCTCCTCCACCTCCTTACATGTACAAGTCCCCTCCACCACCAGTCCACTCTCCTCCACCTCCATACGAGTACAAGTCTCCTCCACCCCCAGTGCactctccaccaccaccatatgAGTATAAGTCCCCACCCCCTCCAGTTCACTCTTCCCCTCCTCCCTACTTCTACAAATCACCTCCCCCACCTGAGAAATCTCCTCCACCACCTGTCTACATTTATgcatctcctccaccaccaaTTCACTACTAA
- the LOC121266354 gene encoding extensin-2-like isoform X2, producing MRITGLDPFRGRLWPQLVLALAIVLVSSNVASVSGDAYPYSSPPPPYEYKSPPPPVHSPPPPYEYKSPPPPAHSPPPPYEYKSPPPPAHSPPPPYEYKSPPPPAHSPPPPYEYKSPPPPVHSPLPPYEYKSPPPPAHSPPPPYEYKSPPPPSPPPPPYIYKSPPPPSSPPPKPYYYKSPPPPVHSPPPPYYYKSPPPPPPPSSPPQKPYYYKSPPPPVHSPPPPYYYKSPPPPSPSPPPPYYYKSPPPPVKSPPLPPYYYKSPPPPKHLPPPYYYKSPPPPSHPLPPPYYYKSPPPPKHLPPPYYYKSPPPPSHPLPPPYYYKSPPPPKHLPPPYYYKSPPPPSHPLPPPYYYKSPPPPKHLPPPYYYKSPPPPSHPLPPPYYYKSPPPPMSLPPPYHYPPHMHHPLIVKVVGKVYCYRCYDWGYPIKSHDKKHLKGAVVEVTCKVGKDEIKAYGTTKINGKYSILVKGFDYNKDGGAEACKAKLHAAPKHSPCKIPTDLHWGKKGAKLKVKSKNHYEVVLRAKPFAYAPKAPYKECEKSKPKPMPKSPPPPVYHPPYVYKSPPPPVYHPPYVYKSPPPPVSHPPPSYIYKSPPPPIYHPPYMYKSPPPPVYYPPPTYIYKSPPPPPYIYKSPPPPAHLPPPYYYKSPPPPVYSPPPPYYYKSPPPPPSHPLPAPYYYKSPPPPVHSPPPPYYYKSPPPPVHSPLPPYVYKSPPPPVHSPLPPYYYKSPPPPVHSPPPPYEYKSPPPPVHSLPPPYYYKSPPPPVHSPPPPYEYKSPPPPVHPPLPPYYYKSPPPPVHSPPPPYEYKSPPPPPVHSLPPPYYYKSPPPPVHSPPPPYEYKSPPPPVHPPLPPYYYKSPPPPVHSPPPPYEYKSPPPPVHPPLPPYYYKSPPPPVHSPPPPYEYKSPPPPVHSLPPPYYYKSPPPPVHSPPPPYVYKSPPPPVHSPPPPYEYKSPPPPVHSLPPPYYYKSPPPPVQSPPPPYEYKSPPPPVHSPPPPYEYKSPPPPVHSPSPPYMYKSPPPPYEYKSPPPPMHSPPPPYMYKSPPPPVHSPPPPYEYKSPPPPVHSPPPPYEYKSPPPPVHSSPPPYFYKSPPPPEKSPPPPVYIYASPPPPIHY from the exons ATGAGGATTACAGGTCTCGACCCCTTTAGGGGTCgtctttggcctcaattggtccTGGCTTTGGCCATAGTCCTTGTTTCGAGCAATGTAGCTTCAGTCTCTGGAGATGCTTATCCTTATAGTTCTCCACCACCACCTTACGAGTACAAGTCACCTCCTCCACCTGTTCattctccaccaccaccatacgAGTACAAGTCACCTCCTCCTCCGGCTCATTCTCCGCCTCCACCTTACGAATACAAGTCACCGCCACCACCTGCCCACTCCCCACCTCCACCTTACGAGTACAAGTCTCCGCCACCACCTGCCCACTCCCCGCCTCCACCTTATGAGTACAAGTCACCTCCTCCACCTGTCCACTCCCCGCTACCACCTTATGAGTACAAGTCACCTCCTCCACCCGCCCACTCCCCGCCACCACCTTATGAGTACAAGTCTCCGCCACCACCT TCACCTCCTCCACCTCCTTACATCTACAAGTCTCCACCCCCTCCTTCTAGTCCACCCCCGAAGCCTTACTACTACAAGTCTCCTCCACCGCCGGTTCACTCGCCTCCACCACCTTATTACTACaagtctccaccaccaccaccacctccttcaAGTCCACCCCAAAAGCCATACTACTACAAGTCTCCTCCACCGCCGGTTCATTCGCCTCCACCGCCTTATTACTACAAGTCTCCACCACCCCCCTCGCCCTCACCTCCGCCTCCTTACTACTataaatctccaccaccaccggTCAAGTCTCCACCACTACCACCTTACTATTataaatctccaccaccacccaaGCACCTTCCTCCTCCATACTACTACAaatctcctccaccaccttcACATCCGCTACCACCCCCATACTACTataaatctccaccaccacccaaGCACCTTCCTCCTCCATACTACTACAaatctcctccaccaccttcACATCCGCTACCACCTCCATACTACTataaatctccaccaccacccaaGCACCTTCCTCCTCCATACTACTACAaatctcctccaccaccttcACATCCGCTACCACCCCCATACTACTataaatctccaccaccacccaaGCACCTTCCTCCTCCATACTACTACAaatctcctccaccaccttcACATCCGCTACCACCTCCATACTACTataaatctccaccaccacccaTGTCCCTTCCTCCCCCATACCATTACCCTCCTCATATGCACCATCCATTGATAGTCAAGGTGGTAGGAAAAGTCTACTGCTACAGATGCTATGACTGGGGATATCCAATCAAATCACACGACAAGAAGCATCTCAAAG GTGCCGTCGTGGAGGTAACTTGCAAGGTTGGAAAGGATGAGATCAAGGCCTATGGTACCACTAAGATCAACGGCAAATATAGCATCTTAGTCAAAGGGTTTGACTACAACAAGGACGGTGGGGCAGAGGCCTGCAAGGCGAAGCTCCACGCTGCACCCAAACATTCACCATGTAAGATCCCCACTGACCTTCACTGGGGCAAAAAGGGTGCCAAGCTCAAGGTCAAGTCCAAGAATCACTATGAAGTTGTGCTCAGAGCTAAGCCATTCGCTTATGCTCCAAAGGCTCCTTACAAGGAGTGTGAGAAGTCCAAGCCCAAGCCAATGCccaaatctccaccaccaccagttTACCATCCACCATATGTCtacaaatctccaccaccaccggTTTACCATCCACCATATGTCTACAAATCTCCACCACCGCCGGTCTCTCATCCTCCCCCAAGCTACATTTACAAGTCTCCACCACCACCGATTTATCATCCACCCTACATGTACAAGTCTCCTCCACCACCTGTTTACTACCCACCACCCACTTACATCTATAagtcaccaccaccaccaccttacATCTACaagtctccaccaccaccagcccATTTACCGCCACCATACTACTACAAGTCCCCACCACCACCAGTCTACTCCCCTCCACCTCCATACTATTACAAgtccccaccaccaccaccatcccATCCTCTCCCTGCCCCGTACTATTATAAGTCTCCTCCTCCACCAGTGCACTCTCCACCACCACCTTACTACTACAAATCCCCGCCTCCACCAGTGCACTCACCCCTTCCTCCATATGTGTATAAGTCCCCGCCACCACCGGTGCATTCTCCACTGCCACCATACTACTATAAATCTCCACCTCCACCGGTGCATTCTCCCCCTCCACCATATGAGTACAAGTCTCCACCACCACCGGTGCACTCTCTCCCACCACCTTACTACtacaaatctccaccaccaccagtgCATTCTCCCCCTCCTCCATATGAGTACAAGTCTCCACCACCACCGGTGCACCCTCCACTGCCACCTTACTACTACAAATCCCCACCACCACCAGTGCATTCTCCCCCTCCTCCATATGAGTACAAgtccccaccaccaccaccagtgcACTCACTTCCACCACCTTACTACTACAAATCCCCGCCTCCACCAGTGCATTCTCCCCCTCCTCCATATGAGTACaagtctccaccaccaccagtgCACCCTCCACTGCCACCTTACTACTACAAATCCCCACCACCACCAGTGCATTCTCCCCCTCCTCCATATGAGTACAAGTCTCCACCACCACCGGTGCACCCTCCACTGCCACCTTACTACTACAAATCCCCACCACCACCAGTGCATTCTCCCCCTCCTCCATATGAGTACaagtctccaccaccaccagtgCACTCTCTTCCACCACCTTACTACTACAAATCCCCGCCTCCACCAGTGCACTCTCCCCCTCCTCCATATGTGTATAAGTCCCCACCACCTCCAGTGCATTCTCCCCCTCCTCCATATGAGTACAAGTCCCCACCACCGCCAGTGCACTCTCTTCCACCACCTTACTACTACAAATCCCCACCACCACCAGTGCAGTCTCCTCCACCTCCATATGAGTACAAg TCCCCTCCACCACCAGTAcactctcctcctcctccatatGAATACAAGTCCCCACCACCACCTGTGCACTCTCCTTCACCTCCTTACATGTACAAGTCCCCTCCACCACCATATGAGTACAAGTCCCCACCACCACCTATGCATTCTCCTCCACCTCCTTACATGTACAAGTCCCCTCCACCACCAGTCCACTCTCCTCCACCTCCATACGAGTACAAGTCTCCTCCACCCCCAGTGCactctccaccaccaccatatgAGTATAAGTCCCCACCCCCTCCAGTTCACTCTTCCCCTCCTCCCTACTTCTACAAATCACCTCCCCCACCTGAGAAATCTCCTCCACCACCTGTCTACATTTATgcatctcctccaccaccaaTTCACTACTAA